A region from the Perca fluviatilis chromosome 16, GENO_Pfluv_1.0, whole genome shotgun sequence genome encodes:
- the LOC120544155 gene encoding complement C1q-like protein 4 isoform X3, whose translation MKISVSFTLLLLLGSVPASESVECQQASPPDIYAALREMTASLVQLKANMVTGQAQLKTEVNKLKQQLQVRQVAFSASLVVEGESRTGPFPSETTLIYKYVPTNIGNAYNSNTGVFTAPVRGAYHFEWHFAGDNSRGSAGWLVKNSQKVFAVYEQQGTGFLGVSNGLTLLLEVGDVVFVRLVATSVVFDNFNHHTTFSGHLLFPM comes from the exons ATGAAGATCTCTGTGAGTTTTacgctgttgctgctgctcggCTCCGTCCCCGCAAGTGAAAGTGTTGAATGCCAGCAGGCTTCTCCTCCCGACATCTATGCTGCGCTGAGAGAGATGACCGCCTCATTGGTTCAACTGAAAGCAAACATGGTTACAG GTCAAGCACAGCTGAAGACTGAAGTGAACAAACTGAAGCAACAACTGCAAG tccgaCAGGTTGCATTCTCAGCCTCTCTGGTGGTTGAAGGCGAATCACGTACCGGACCCTTTCCCTCGGAGACTACCCTGATCTACAAATATGTCCCCACCAACATCGGAAATGCCTACAACTCAAATACAG GTGTGTTCACTGCCCCGGTGAGAGGAGCGTACCACTTTGAGTGGCATTTCGCTGGAGACAACAGCCGTGGTTCAGCGGGTTGGTTGGTCAAGAACTCACAGAAAGTTTTCGCCGTATACGAGCAACAGGGGACCGGTTTTCTGGGTGTTTCTAATGGTCTTACACTGCTGCTGGAGGTGGGAGATGTTGTGTTTGTGCGTCTGGTAGCTACCAGTGTGGTGTTTGACAACTTCAATCACCACACCACCTTCAGTGGCCATCTGCTGTTCCCCATGTAA
- the LOC120543938 gene encoding complement C1q-like protein 4: MTELKAPDIYVALRELTASLVQLKADMATGQAQLKAEVDKQKQQLQVRQVAFSASLLAGGQLATTGPFPKDTTLIYKNIITNIGNAYNPNTGVFTAPLKGAYHFEWTVGARGDNGAHSSAAGLVKNSEHIFMAWDEQETKHFGTASNGVTLLLEVGDVVFLRLVANTMADDNAYHLTTFSGNLLFPM, encoded by the exons ATGACTGAACTAAAGGCTCCAGACATCTACGTTGCGCTGAGAGAGCTGACCGCCTCGTTGGTTCAACTGAAAGCTGACATGGCTACAG GTCAAGCACAGCTGAAGGCTGAAGTGGACAAGCAGAAGCAACAACTGCAAG tccgaCAGGTTGCATTCTCAGCCTCTCTGCTGGCTGGAGGCCAATTAGCAACTACTGGACCATTTCCCAAGGACACTACCCTGATCTACAAAAACATTATCACCAACATCGGAAATGCCTACAACCCAAACACAG GTGTGTTCACTGCTCCGCTGAAAGGAGCGTACCACTTTGAGTGGACGGTCGGTGCACGTGGAGACAACGGTGCCCACTCTTCAGCTGCTGGCTTGGTCAAGAACTCAGAACACATTTTCATGGCATGGGATGAGCAAGAGACTAAACATTTCGGGACTGCTTCTAATGGTGTCACACTGTTGCTGGAGGTGGGAGATGTTGTGTTTTTGCGTCTGGTGGCTAACACTATGGCGGATGACAACGCATATCACCTCACCACCTTCAGTGGAAATCTGCTGTTCCCCATGTAA